From a region of the Zingiber officinale cultivar Zhangliang chromosome 4B, Zo_v1.1, whole genome shotgun sequence genome:
- the LOC121978213 gene encoding vegetative cell wall protein gp1-like, producing MEIMRRGRVILQRRSLPHSSSTSVGGTSSADSRPRPPRRGSSTVRPASIARPTRPRTTRPPRPVAPISPRAPPTARPFTPTPLQSINPPQPTYIPGRGLGRRFANVPQDSPAFREASQAARRARSTNDRLDREAPSPSRRRARLPSEDSDSDDQPLAQRLRRQAPHPVLNSGPSSIPSPSPPMAVTSPPSPPIATLPPVPSQTDVPPDPPAIPVEPPTAQPSPPAQPPTQSSTSQQHQSTEASPSRRSLPATSPPEPSPVPQSAPSRSAAGPSSSAARPSQPPPPVPLYYRTTAPSKARLQSRRDVPTSSLTMKGRLATVWEESRRQMELLPPLAQMDRFSELYIKASHTLRAEVKALTKKKNSLEVSLTISDQKLKDLKEEKSQVEVVHQQLMDQQTLEHQRAMDQLAQKLRVAETLAQEKKLKSQEAQLTSQAEELLATRTELAQARTTAEGVSTALAIYKYGENDRCQQSRALYLRSPEFCTQAGQRFSTFIIYGAAEALRQLYEQDYLKSTPPPEFLDHDRILKESPDEIFAPFK from the exons ATGGAAATAATGAGGCGTGGTCGAGTTATTTTACAAAGAAGATCACTCCCCCACTCGTCTTCGACCTCTGTCGGCGGGACTTCTTCTGCAGATTCCCGACCTCGTCCTCCTCGCAGAGGATCTTCTACTGTCCGACCTGCTTCTATTGCTCGTCCTACTCGTCCCCGAACTACGCGTCCACCCCGGCCTGTCGCCCCTATTAGTCCCCGGGCCCCACCTACAGCCCGACCATTCACCCCGACACCTCTTCAGTCTATTAATCCTCCCCAACCAACTTATATCCCTGGTCGAGGCCTCGGTCGAAGATTCGCCAATGTCCCCCAGGACAGCCCTGCCTTCAGAGAAGCTTCTCAAGCAGCCCGTCGGGCCCGCTCTACTAATGACCGCTTGGATCGTGAGGCCCCTTCTCCTTCTCGGCGTAGGGCTCGGCTACCCTCTGAAGATTCTGACTCGGATGATCAGCCTTTAGCTCAAAGACTTCGCCGCCAAGCCCCTCATCCTGTGTTAAATTCAGGCCCGTCCTCTATCCCCTCTCCTTCACCTCCTATGGCGGTCACCTCTCCTCCTTCGCCCCCTATTGCAACTCTGCCTCCTGTCCCGAGCCAGACAGATGTTCCGCCTGATCCCCCCGCAATTCCAGTTGAGCCTCCCACTGCTCAACCTTCTCCTCCAGCTCAACCTCCTACTCAATCTTCTACGTCACAGCAGCACCAGAGCACCGAGGCCAGTCCCTCGCGTCGCTCTCTGCCAGCTACCTCACCTCCAGAGCCATCTCCTGTGCCTCAATCTGCTCCTTCTAGGTCGGCTGCTGGGCCTTCTAGCTCTGCTGCGAGGCCTTCACAACCGCCACCACCTGTTCCTCTTTATTATCGTACCACTGCTCCTTCAAAGGCTAGGCTACAGTCAAGGCGTGACGTTCCCaccagctccttgaccatgaaaGGTCGTCTGGCCACCGTGTGGGAAGAAAGCAGGCGTCAGATGGAACTTTTGCCGCCCCTTGCCCAGATGGATAGATTTTCTGAGCTATATATCAAG GCTAGTCACACTCTGAGGGCTGAAGTAAAAGCTCTAACCAAAAAGAAGAATAGTCTGGAAGTATCCTTGACGATATCTGACCAAAAGCTTAAGGACCTCAAGGAAGAAAAAAGCCAAGTCGAGGTTGTGCACCAGCAACTCATGGATCAGCAAACTTTGGAGCATCAGCGAGCTATGGATCAATTGGCTCAAAAGTTGCGTGTCGCTGAAACTTTAGCGCAGGAAAAGAAGCTAAAATCCCAGGAGGCCCAATTGACATCTCAAGCAGAAGAACTACTGGCCACCCGAACTGAACTGGCCCAGGCCCGGACTACTGCAGAAGGAGTATCGACAGCCCTGGCCATTTATAAATATGGAGAGAATGACCGCTGTCAACAGAGCCGTGCTCTGTACCTGCGTTCTCCAGAATTCTGTACACAAGCAGGGCAGCGCTTCTCCACCTTTATTATTTATGGTGCAGCCGAGGCTCTGCGACAACTTTATGAGCAGGACTACCTGAAATCAACTCCTCCTCCTGAATTTTTAGATCATGACCGGATCCTTAAGGAAAgtccggatgagatttttgctcctttcaaatga